From Roseburia hominis, the proteins below share one genomic window:
- a CDS encoding IS91 family transposase, whose translation MSILPVMGYRRHLVLLTSLEVLLLTNSKISQIWHYSYENFSALHHQSGVQEKTSHAILNCKTGKLGCNISQCTVCGHTQVHHNSCRNRNCPNCQAVRMEIWADKRRAEVIDTPYFHVVFTLPHELNSLIYCNQKLLYNLLHRCSAETLLELSQNQRYLGATPGIIQVLHTWNQELDYHVHMHCIVSGGGLTADQKIRKSKGTFFIPVKVLRDKFKGKYLAHLENYYRNRMLSFSSSCKELQNSYCWKEWKNNLYEKDWCPYIKETFNGFGNAIEYLGRYTHKIAISNSRILSVTQSETTFSARGIKPGDPKREITLPNTEFIRRFLMHVLPSGFQKIRYYGFLNNRMKSKNLKLIFKLQGYQKFKRQYTDLSIAELLKAVWNYDIRVCPECGCASMEQLGRTYAKPS comes from the coding sequence ATGTCCATCTTGCCAGTAATGGGGTACAGGCGGCACTTAGTCCTTTTGACCAGTTTGGAGGTGCTCTTGTTGACAAACAGTAAAATTTCCCAAATCTGGCACTATTCCTATGAAAATTTTTCTGCCTTACATCACCAGTCCGGTGTTCAGGAAAAGACTTCTCATGCCATCCTTAACTGTAAAACCGGAAAACTCGGCTGTAACATCAGCCAATGTACAGTCTGTGGACATACGCAAGTCCACCACAATTCCTGCCGGAATCGGAACTGCCCCAACTGCCAGGCTGTACGAATGGAAATCTGGGCAGATAAGCGGAGAGCAGAGGTCATTGACACCCCTTACTTTCATGTGGTGTTCACACTCCCACATGAACTGAACTCCCTGATCTACTGTAATCAGAAACTCCTGTACAATCTTCTGCACAGATGTTCCGCCGAAACACTTCTGGAATTATCCCAAAATCAGAGGTATCTCGGAGCAACGCCCGGCATTATTCAGGTTCTTCACACGTGGAACCAGGAACTGGATTATCATGTGCACATGCATTGTATCGTATCCGGAGGCGGTCTGACTGCTGATCAAAAGATCCGGAAATCCAAAGGGACTTTTTTTATTCCCGTTAAAGTGCTTCGCGATAAATTCAAAGGAAAATATCTTGCCCATCTAGAGAATTATTATCGGAACAGAATGCTGTCCTTTTCCTCTTCCTGTAAAGAACTCCAGAACTCTTACTGTTGGAAAGAATGGAAAAACAATCTATATGAAAAAGACTGGTGTCCTTACATCAAAGAGACGTTCAATGGTTTTGGGAATGCAATCGAATATCTGGGACGATATACCCATAAGATTGCTATTTCCAACAGCAGGATTCTCTCTGTCACACAATCAGAAACCACTTTTTCGGCACGTGGAATAAAACCCGGTGACCCTAAACGGGAAATCACTCTTCCGAACACAGAATTCATCCGAAGATTTCTGATGCATGTACTTCCATCAGGATTCCAAAAAATCCGTTACTATGGTTTCCTAAATAACCGTATGAAATCAAAAAATCTGAAATTGATTTTCAAACTACAAGGATACCAGAAATTCAAGCGACAATATACAGATTTATCTATAGCAGAACTGTTAAAGGCTGTCTGGAATTATGATATCCGTGTCTGTCCGGAATGTGGCTGTGCGAGTATGGAACAACTCGGAAGGACATATGCAAAACCAAGCTAA
- a CDS encoding tyrosine-type recombinase/integrase, which produces MDKYFNTFREMISLRGLTDHTLSAYCTYIRAYLDYLECFLHKQPEEVTWSELRDFVRWLSYSRNLSDRTINCAISQLRFFTMYVLHKPWDATHLPLRKFDTYIPFVPTREEISGYFSDIPDIKEKTMLVLMYSSGLRLGEVCSLRYEDIDRKQMRIFIRHAKNRSSRYAILSKYALDLLTAYWFQCGKPKNWLFPANRKENAPYSSTSFSNKFVQYRKTFRWNEKLTCHSFRHAFGTHLYENGTDLLTIKELLGHKSLLSTTIYVHLASNGVQAALSPFDQFGGALVDKQ; this is translated from the coding sequence ATGGACAAATATTTCAATACTTTTCGGGAAATGATTTCCCTTCGCGGTCTTACTGACCATACCTTATCTGCTTACTGTACCTACATTCGCGCTTACCTGGACTATCTTGAATGCTTTCTTCATAAACAGCCTGAAGAAGTGACATGGTCAGAACTGCGTGATTTTGTCAGATGGCTTTCATATAGCAGAAACCTGTCTGACCGCACCATTAACTGTGCGATTTCCCAGCTCCGTTTTTTTACCATGTATGTTCTTCATAAGCCCTGGGATGCTACCCACCTCCCCCTACGTAAGTTCGACACTTATATCCCGTTTGTCCCTACAAGAGAAGAAATCTCTGGTTATTTTTCCGATATCCCTGATATAAAAGAAAAAACCATGCTTGTTCTCATGTATTCTTCCGGGCTTCGTCTCGGTGAAGTCTGTTCCCTCCGTTATGAGGATATCGACCGCAAACAGATGAGGATCTTTATCCGGCATGCAAAGAACCGTTCTTCCAGGTACGCTATCCTTTCAAAGTATGCCCTGGATTTACTTACTGCTTATTGGTTCCAATGTGGAAAACCCAAAAACTGGCTTTTCCCTGCGAACCGAAAGGAAAATGCACCCTATAGCTCTACTAGTTTCTCTAATAAATTTGTGCAATACCGCAAAACTTTTCGTTGGAATGAGAAACTCACCTGCCACTCGTTTCGCCATGCTTTTGGCACCCATCTTTATGAAAATGGCACTGACCTGCTCACAATCAAAGAGCTCCTTGGACATAAATCACTGTTATCCACCACTATTTATGTCCATCTTGCCAGTAATGGGGTACAGGCGGCACTTAGTCCTTTTGACCAGTTTGGAGGTGCTCTTGTTGACAAACAGTAA
- a CDS encoding type II toxin-antitoxin system HipA family toxin: MNVAEVYLWGTRIGAVAQEGIGDVPRFNYDRNFLLSQIEVAPIAMPLSERIYSFPALAKETFHGLPGLLADSLPDKFGTKLIERYLEEQGRDIRSLTAVERLLYTGKRGMGALEYAPQKDYAKVTDTSINISALVELASAILLERENVHIRADERTMEQIINVGTSAGGARAKAIIAWNPKTRDVRSGQIDAGNGYEYWLIKFDGVENNKDKGEKADSPAYTRIEYAYYLMAKAAGIVMNECQLYQESGHYHFMTKRFDRDKEGKKIHMQSLGAMAHYDYNMPGAYSYEQAAYIMNRLHLGQKAIEQLFRRMTFNILARNQDDHVKNISFLMDKAGKWHLAPAYDITYANDASNHWLARHQMTMNGKAEHFTLDDFYKCGSAMNLSKAKAKKIITEVQSSLRLWEACAEKAFLEENVMSMIKQQFIELEPAVFL; encoded by the coding sequence ATGAACGTTGCGGAAGTATATTTATGGGGAACGCGAATTGGGGCAGTAGCACAGGAAGGGATTGGCGATGTGCCAAGATTTAATTATGACAGGAATTTTTTGCTAAGCCAAATCGAAGTGGCACCGATTGCTATGCCTCTGTCGGAGAGGATTTATTCCTTCCCGGCATTGGCAAAGGAAACATTTCACGGTCTTCCGGGCCTTCTTGCAGATTCGCTTCCAGACAAATTTGGAACAAAATTGATAGAGCGCTATCTGGAAGAGCAAGGACGGGATATTCGTTCTCTAACGGCAGTGGAACGACTTTTATATACAGGGAAGCGTGGAATGGGTGCCCTTGAGTATGCTCCGCAAAAAGATTACGCCAAGGTGACGGATACATCTATCAACATTAGTGCGCTGGTAGAATTGGCATCCGCGATTTTGTTGGAAAGGGAAAATGTTCATATACGAGCAGACGAACGTACAATGGAACAGATTATCAATGTGGGAACCTCAGCGGGCGGTGCAAGAGCAAAAGCAATTATAGCATGGAACCCCAAAACGAGAGATGTGCGGTCAGGGCAGATTGATGCTGGAAACGGCTATGAGTATTGGCTGATTAAATTTGATGGCGTGGAAAATAATAAAGATAAAGGAGAGAAGGCGGATAGCCCGGCCTATACGAGAATAGAATATGCTTACTATTTGATGGCAAAAGCAGCAGGCATTGTCATGAATGAGTGCCAACTGTATCAGGAGTCTGGACACTATCACTTCATGACGAAACGTTTTGATCGGGATAAGGAAGGTAAGAAGATTCATATGCAATCATTGGGGGCGATGGCGCATTACGATTATAATATGCCGGGAGCATATAGTTATGAGCAGGCGGCTTATATTATGAATCGACTTCATTTAGGACAAAAAGCCATTGAACAGTTGTTTCGCAGAATGACCTTTAATATACTTGCCAGGAACCAGGATGACCATGTGAAAAATATTTCATTTTTAATGGACAAGGCAGGAAAATGGCATCTGGCCCCGGCTTATGATATTACATACGCAAACGATGCATCAAACCATTGGCTTGCCAGACATCAGATGACAATGAATGGGAAAGCGGAACATTTTACATTAGATGATTTTTATAAATGCGGCAGCGCAATGAACTTATCAAAAGCGAAAGCGAAAAAAATTATTACGGAGGTTCAAAGCTCGCTTAGATTATGGGAAGCATGCGCAGAAAAAGCATTTTTAGAGGAAAATGTGATGAGCATGATAAAACAGCAGTTTATTGAGTTGGAGCCTGCGGTTTTTCTATAA
- a CDS encoding tyrosine-type recombinase/integrase, translating into MDKYFNTFREMISLRGLTDHTLSAYCTYIRAYLDYLECFLHKQPEEVTWSELRDFVRWLSYSRNLSDRTINCAISQLRFFTMYVLHKPWDATHLPLRKFDTYIPFVPTREEISGYFSDIPDIKEKTMLVLMYSSGLRLGEVCSLRYEDIDRKQMRIFIRHAKNRSSRYAILSKYALDLLTAYWFQCGKPKNWLFPANRKENAPYSSTSFSNKFVQYRKTFRWNEKLTCHSFRHAFGTHLYENGTDLLTIKELLGHKSLLSTTIYVHLASNGVQAALSPFDQFGGALVDKQ; encoded by the coding sequence ATGGACAAATATTTCAATACTTTTCGGGAAATGATTTCCCTTCGCGGTCTTACTGACCATACCTTATCTGCTTACTGTACCTACATTCGCGCTTACCTGGACTATCTTGAATGCTTTCTTCATAAACAGCCTGAAGAAGTGACATGGTCAGAACTGCGTGATTTTGTCAGATGGCTTTCATATAGCAGAAACCTGTCTGACCGCACCATTAACTGTGCGATTTCCCAGCTCCGTTTTTTTACCATGTATGTTCTTCATAAGCCCTGGGATGCTACCCACCTCCCCCTACGTAAGTTCGACACTTATATCCCGTTTGTCCCTACAAGAGAAGAAATCTCTGGTTATTTTTCCGACATCCCTGATATAAAAGAAAAAACCATGCTTGTTCTCATGTATTCTTCCGGGCTTCGTCTCGGTGAAGTCTGTTCCCTCCGTTATGAGGATATCGACCGCAAACAGATGAGGATCTTTATCCGGCATGCAAAGAACCGTTCTTCCAGGTACGCTATCCTTTCAAAGTATGCCCTGGATTTACTTACTGCTTATTGGTTCCAATGTGGAAAACCCAAAAACTGGCTTTTCCCTGCGAACCGAAAGGAAAATGCACCCTATAGCTCTACTAGTTTCTCTAATAAATTTGTGCAATACCGCAAAACTTTTCGTTGGAATGAGAAACTCACCTGCCACTCGTTTCGCCATGCTTTTGGCACCCATCTTTATGAAAATGGCACTGACCTGCTCACAATCAAAGAGCTCCTTGGACATAAATCACTGTTATCCACCACTATTTATGTCCATCTTGCCAGTAATGGGGTACAGGCGGCACTTAGTCCTTTTGACCAGTTTGGAGGTGCTCTTGTTGACAAACAGTAA
- a CDS encoding IS91 family transposase — protein MGYRRHLVLLTSLEVLLLTNSKISQIWHYSYENFSALHHQSGVQEKTSHAILNCKTGKLGCNISQCTVCGHTQVHHNSCRNRNCPNCQAVRMEIWADKRRAEVIDTPYFHVVFTLPHELNSLIYCNQKLLYNLLHRCSAETLLELSQNQRYLGATPGIIQVLHTWNQELDYHVHMHCIVSGGGLTADQKIRKSKGIFFIPVKVLRDKFKGKYLAHLENYYRNRMLSFSSSCKELQNSYCWKEWKNNLYEKDWCPYIKETFNGFGNAIEYLGRYTHKIAISNSRILSVTQSETTFSARGIKPGDPKREITLPNTEFIRRFLMHVLPSGFQKIRYYGFLNNRMKSKNLKLIFKLQGYQKFKRQYTDLSIAELLKAVWNYDIRVCPECGCASMEQLGRTYAKPS, from the coding sequence ATGGGGTACAGGCGGCACTTAGTCCTTTTGACCAGTTTGGAGGTGCTCTTGTTGACAAACAGTAAAATTTCCCAAATCTGGCACTATTCCTATGAAAATTTTTCTGCCTTACATCACCAGTCCGGTGTTCAGGAAAAGACTTCTCATGCCATCCTTAACTGTAAAACCGGAAAACTCGGCTGTAACATCAGCCAATGTACAGTCTGTGGACATACGCAAGTCCACCACAATTCCTGCCGGAATCGGAACTGCCCCAACTGCCAGGCTGTACGAATGGAAATCTGGGCAGATAAGCGGAGAGCAGAGGTCATTGACACCCCTTACTTTCATGTGGTGTTCACACTCCCACATGAACTGAACTCCCTGATCTACTGTAATCAGAAACTCCTGTACAATCTTCTGCACAGATGTTCCGCCGAAACACTTCTGGAATTATCCCAAAATCAGAGGTATCTCGGAGCAACGCCCGGCATTATTCAGGTTCTTCACACGTGGAACCAGGAACTGGATTATCATGTGCACATGCATTGTATCGTATCCGGAGGCGGTCTGACTGCTGATCAAAAGATCCGGAAATCCAAAGGGATTTTTTTTATTCCCGTTAAAGTGCTTCGCGATAAATTCAAAGGAAAATATCTTGCCCATCTAGAGAATTATTATCGGAACAGAATGCTGTCCTTTTCCTCTTCCTGTAAAGAACTCCAGAACTCTTACTGTTGGAAAGAATGGAAAAACAATCTATATGAAAAAGACTGGTGTCCTTACATCAAAGAGACGTTCAATGGTTTTGGGAATGCAATCGAATATCTGGGACGATATACCCATAAGATTGCTATTTCCAACAGCAGGATTCTCTCTGTCACACAATCAGAAACCACTTTTTCGGCACGTGGAATAAAACCCGGTGACCCTAAACGGGAAATCACTCTTCCGAACACAGAATTCATCCGAAGATTTCTGATGCATGTACTTCCATCAGGATTCCAAAAAATCCGTTACTATGGTTTCCTAAATAACCGTATGAAATCAAAAAATCTGAAATTGATTTTCAAACTACAAGGATACCAGAAATTCAAGCGACAATATACAGATTTATCTATAGCAGAACTGTTAAAGGCTGTCTGGAATTATGATATCCGTGTCTGTCCGGAATGTGGCTGTGCGAGTATGGAACAACTCGGAAGGACATATGCAAAACCAAGCTAA